A region from the Falco rusticolus isolate bFalRus1 chromosome 4, bFalRus1.pri, whole genome shotgun sequence genome encodes:
- the HDGFL2 gene encoding hepatoma-derived growth factor-related protein 2 isoform X7 encodes MPHSFKPGDLVFAKMKGYPHWPARPASSSDSDVPENDPMGGSDAGDDEEDAAMAAVATEKMESDEDSDRGSDHSGLKRKSLAMKMPMAKRPRKSSSDLDQGSPSLTEEENSETSSESEKNSDQDFTPEKKPVARAPRRMPAGGRKKKKVESGSDSDSKVDSDSEMGNATVDMTKSDSNSNSDSDMSVKKAPRGRKPAEKPPPKPRGRKPKPERVPTSSSSDSDSDSDVDRISEWKRRDEERRRELEEKRKREQEEEIRRLREQEKEEKEKRKEKVEKGEEVHSDSDSSAEDEVAKKGRKGRAKAPSSSDSELELEKEVKKPAKKQPSELSRKPNQKEKKGRAEEKPRNKPLKVERGRKKSDLIPERRMEKKKEPTVEEKLQKLHSEIKFALKVDNPDIKRCLNALEELGTLQVTSHILQKHTDVVATLKKIRRYKANKDVMEKAAEVYTRLKSRVLGPKMEAIQKANKAGPEKDKGEVEKGQEKLSGGEMRSEKGEEETNADLSGPVNGESLSQKAEGTEEKDKSQGPGAGEMEASAEETHNNVQDYPKVERAGPERERAHGESEAVDDVEES; translated from the exons aTGCCGCACAGCTTCAAGCCCGGAGACCTCGTCTTCGCCAAGATGAAGGGGTACCCGCACTGGCCGGCCCGG CCTGCGAGCTCCTCTGACAGTGACGTTCCCGAGAATGACCCGATGGGGGGAAGCGATGCAGGTGATGATGAGGAAGATGCTGCCATGGCTGCAGTCGCTACggagaaaatggaaagtgaTGAGGACTCAGATCGAGGCAGCGACCACAGCGGGCTAAAGCGAAAATCGCTGGCTATGAAA ATGCCGATGGCAAAACGGCCTCGGAAATCCTCCAGTGACCTGGATCAGGGCAGCCCCTCCCTGACGGAAGAGGAGAACTCGGAAACATCTTCTGAGTCGGAAAAAAACAGTGATCAG GACTTCACTCCTGAAAAGAAGCCAGTGGCCAGGGCTCCACGGAGGATGCCAGcaggggggaggaagaagaag aaAGTGGAGTCCGGCTCCGACTCAGACTCCAAAGTGGACTCAGATTCGGAAATGGGAAACGCAACTGTGGACATGACCAAGTCGGACTCCAATTCCAATTCAGACTCAGATATGTCTGTGAAGAAGGCTCCACGGGGCAGGAAGCCAG CTGAGAAACCCCCGCCCAAGCCCCGTGGCAGGAAGCCGAAGCCCGAGCGTgtccccaccagctccagcagtgaCAG TGATAGCGATAGCGATGTGGACCGCATCAGTGAGTGGAAGAGGCGGGATGAAGAGCGACGgcgggagctggaggagaagaggaagagggagcaggaggaagagatcCGTCGGCTCCgggagcaggagaaggaggagaaagagaagaggaaggagaaagtggAGAAGGGTGAGGAGGTACACTCGGACTCGGACAGCAGCGCAGAGGATGAAGTAGCCAAAAAGGGCCGGAAAGGCCGGGCCAAGGCCCCATCCTCCTCAGACTCTGAACTGGAGCTGGAGAAAGAG GTAAAGAAGCCAGCGAAGAAGCAGCCCTCAGAGTTGTCAAGGAAACCAAAtcagaaggagaagaagggcCGAGCAGAGGAGAAACCACGGAACAA ACCTTTGAAGGTGGAACGAGGCCGGAAGAAGTCTGACCTGATCCCTGAAAGGaggatggagaagaaaaagg AGCCCACAGTCGAAGAGAAACTCCAGAAACTTCACAGTGAAATCAAGTTTGCCCTGAAAGTGGATAACCCG GACATCAAGCGTTGTCTGAATGCACTAGAGGAGCTGGGCACACTCCAGGTCACCTCTCACATCCTCCAGAAGCACACCGATGTGGTGGCTACGCTGAAAAAG ATCCGTCGCTATAAAGCAAACAAGGACGTGATGGAGAAAGCTGCTGAAGTCTACACCCGGTTGAAGTCGCGTGTCCTGGGACCAAAGATGGAGGCGATCCAGAAAGCCAACAAAGCCGGGCCTGAGAAGGACAAGGGGGAGGTGGAGAAGGGCCAGGAGAAGCTGTCGGGAGGGGAGATGCGGAGTgagaagggggaagaagagACAAACGCTG ACTTGTCAGGTCCTGTGAATGGTGAATCCCTGTCCCAAAAAGCAGAGGGCACAGAGGAGAAGGACAAAAGCCAAGGGCCAGGAGCTGGAGAGATGGAGGCATCCGCCGAGGAGACCCACAACAA CGTGCAGGACTATCCCAAGGTCGAGCGAGCCGGGCCGGAGCGGGAGAGGGCTCACGGGGAGTCAGAGGCTGTGGATGACGTGGAGGAGAGCTGA
- the HDGFL2 gene encoding hepatoma-derived growth factor-related protein 2 isoform X5, giving the protein MPHSFKPGDLVFAKMKGYPHWPARPASSSDSDVPENDPMGGSDAGDDEEDAAMAAVATEKMESDEDSDRGSDHSGLKRKSLAMKMPMAKRPRKSSSDLDQGSPSLTEEENSETSSESEKNSDQDFTPEKKPVARAPRRMPAGGRKKKSSPALCLQKVESGSDSDSKVDSDSEMGNATVDMTKSDSNSNSDSDMSVKKAPRGRKPAEKPPPKPRGRKPKPERVPTSSSSDSDSDSDVDRISEWKRRDEERRRELEEKRKREQEEEIRRLREQEKEEKEKRKEKVEKGEEVHSDSDSSAEDEVAKKGRKGRAKAPSSSDSELELEKEVKKPAKKQPSELSRKPNQKEKKGRAEEKPRNKPLKVERGRKKSDLIPERRMEKKKEPTVEEKLQKLHSEIKFALKVDNPDIKRCLNALEELGTLQVTSHILQKHTDVVATLKKIRRYKANKDVMEKAAEVYTRLKSRVLGPKMEAIQKANKAGPEKDKGEVEKGQEKLSGGEMRSEKGEEETNADLSGPVNGESLSQKAEGTEEKDKSQGPGAGEMEASAEETHNNSVQDYPKVERAGPERERAHGESEAVDDVEES; this is encoded by the exons aTGCCGCACAGCTTCAAGCCCGGAGACCTCGTCTTCGCCAAGATGAAGGGGTACCCGCACTGGCCGGCCCGG CCTGCGAGCTCCTCTGACAGTGACGTTCCCGAGAATGACCCGATGGGGGGAAGCGATGCAGGTGATGATGAGGAAGATGCTGCCATGGCTGCAGTCGCTACggagaaaatggaaagtgaTGAGGACTCAGATCGAGGCAGCGACCACAGCGGGCTAAAGCGAAAATCGCTGGCTATGAAA ATGCCGATGGCAAAACGGCCTCGGAAATCCTCCAGTGACCTGGATCAGGGCAGCCCCTCCCTGACGGAAGAGGAGAACTCGGAAACATCTTCTGAGTCGGAAAAAAACAGTGATCAG GACTTCACTCCTGAAAAGAAGCCAGTGGCCAGGGCTCCACGGAGGATGCCAGcaggggggaggaagaagaag tccagccctgctctgtgcctgcagaaAGTGGAGTCCGGCTCCGACTCAGACTCCAAAGTGGACTCAGATTCGGAAATGGGAAACGCAACTGTGGACATGACCAAGTCGGACTCCAATTCCAATTCAGACTCAGATATGTCTGTGAAGAAGGCTCCACGGGGCAGGAAGCCAG CTGAGAAACCCCCGCCCAAGCCCCGTGGCAGGAAGCCGAAGCCCGAGCGTgtccccaccagctccagcagtgaCAG TGATAGCGATAGCGATGTGGACCGCATCAGTGAGTGGAAGAGGCGGGATGAAGAGCGACGgcgggagctggaggagaagaggaagagggagcaggaggaagagatcCGTCGGCTCCgggagcaggagaaggaggagaaagagaagaggaaggagaaagtggAGAAGGGTGAGGAGGTACACTCGGACTCGGACAGCAGCGCAGAGGATGAAGTAGCCAAAAAGGGCCGGAAAGGCCGGGCCAAGGCCCCATCCTCCTCAGACTCTGAACTGGAGCTGGAGAAAGAG GTAAAGAAGCCAGCGAAGAAGCAGCCCTCAGAGTTGTCAAGGAAACCAAAtcagaaggagaagaagggcCGAGCAGAGGAGAAACCACGGAACAA ACCTTTGAAGGTGGAACGAGGCCGGAAGAAGTCTGACCTGATCCCTGAAAGGaggatggagaagaaaaagg AGCCCACAGTCGAAGAGAAACTCCAGAAACTTCACAGTGAAATCAAGTTTGCCCTGAAAGTGGATAACCCG GACATCAAGCGTTGTCTGAATGCACTAGAGGAGCTGGGCACACTCCAGGTCACCTCTCACATCCTCCAGAAGCACACCGATGTGGTGGCTACGCTGAAAAAG ATCCGTCGCTATAAAGCAAACAAGGACGTGATGGAGAAAGCTGCTGAAGTCTACACCCGGTTGAAGTCGCGTGTCCTGGGACCAAAGATGGAGGCGATCCAGAAAGCCAACAAAGCCGGGCCTGAGAAGGACAAGGGGGAGGTGGAGAAGGGCCAGGAGAAGCTGTCGGGAGGGGAGATGCGGAGTgagaagggggaagaagagACAAACGCTG ACTTGTCAGGTCCTGTGAATGGTGAATCCCTGTCCCAAAAAGCAGAGGGCACAGAGGAGAAGGACAAAAGCCAAGGGCCAGGAGCTGGAGAGATGGAGGCATCCGCCGAGGAGACCCACAACAA CAGCGTGCAGGACTATCCCAAGGTCGAGCGAGCCGGGCCGGAGCGGGAGAGGGCTCACGGGGAGTCAGAGGCTGTGGATGACGTGGAGGAGAGCTGA